The genomic segment CCGACATAGGGCTCCGGCGTGACGAAGGTCATCGGCACGCGGTCGCGGACCTTCGCGTTGCGCAGCGCGGTCTCCAGGATGAAGGCGAACTCGTAGGCCGGACCGAAGCACGACGCGCCCTGCACGGCGCCGACGACGACCGGCCCCGGCGACCGGACGAGCGCGTCGAAGGCCGTCTTCGCCTCCAGGGCGTGATCCACCTGGCAGACGGAGGTCGTGTGGCCGTCCGGCCCGAGCCCCGGAATCTCGTCGAAGGCGAGGTCCGGCCCGGTCGCGATGACCAGATAGTCGTAGGACAGCGAGCTGCCGTCGTTCAGCTCCAGCCGGTTCTCGTTCGGGTGGACGCGCCTGGCGCCCTCCGGCCTCAGCCGGATGTCGCGGCGGCCGAAGGCGGCGTCGAGGTCGACGGCGATGTCGTCCGGCTCGCGCCAGCCGACGGCCACCCACGGATTGGACGGCACGAAGGAGTAGGTCGACCCCAGCGTCACCACCGTGACCTCGTCCTGCGCGCGCGCCCGCGCCTTCATCTCGTATGCCATGATGACGCCGCCGAGACCGGCGCCCAGTACGACAATATGTGCCACAGCCCTTCCTCCATTCGCATGGTTCTTGTCGGGGTGCCGTCTGGCCGTACCCCTGTATTCTTTCACGCTTCGGCCCTCCTGCGCCTTGATCCGGGTCAATCCCGGGCGAGGGACCGTTATGCTTGCACATAACATTCAAATATTTTAAATTCAATAGTATGAATGTATCGGAAATGATTCCCGCCGCAACGGAGGCGGCCGACTTCCTGCGCAGCCTGTCGCATCCCCAGCGGCTGCTGGTGCTGTGCGCGCTGGGCCAGGAGGAGAAGTCCGTCGCCGAGTTGCGCGACGAGCTCGGCATCGGGCAGGTGCCCATGTCCCAGCAACTGATGCGGCTGCGCGCCGACGGGCTGGTCGAGTCCCGCCGCCAGGGCACGACCGTCTTCTACCGGATCACCCGCCCGGAGGTGCTGACCGTGGTCGACGCGCTGCACGCCGCCTTCTGCAACGGCAAACGCTGAACCTGCCCCGCCCCGTCCCCATGGACGCCGGGCCCGTTCCGTGAGACGCCTTGCGGTGGA from the Kaustia mangrovi genome contains:
- a CDS encoding ArsR/SmtB family transcription factor gives rise to the protein MIPAATEAADFLRSLSHPQRLLVLCALGQEEKSVAELRDELGIGQVPMSQQLMRLRADGLVESRRQGTTVFYRITRPEVLTVVDALHAAFCNGKR